One segment of Clavelina lepadiformis chromosome 2, kaClaLepa1.1, whole genome shotgun sequence DNA contains the following:
- the LOC143444898 gene encoding uncharacterized protein LOC143444898, translated as MPPPTLTLPGLDSEVSNSCPQNRSLSDKTDTGNTGEKEATKELKSKTASVSHQRQASFISEDKPKIFGATGSDVNEACSENTVLYKFTNGSCENLSKVTGEENILKSNIWPLECCEEHCDLAWSSQAESVAYRQGQSNCPSNYNTPNSNSPEYNTLETRNGLYYEEVIKGESDILPSYPPPLSKTDSNDKRKLFDCAIATSNEINYSQGYRFAYPSTDNDISSFTEADSGAIAKPDYSDVSQPILQTSCEYYPLSKVNNNHNSAGIKSEEEFLLPSSMACASTLTEGRMHNTPLVVSKPHYITSTDNVHLATRRKVCDHFPDSVSVPFPRFASRVQPSLQDKTQNLPNNLRESQSFKLYIQTFTQCELECPTPGAFKFMNAPSSHTTSSLPDFYTQDPEQNNYYDPHGSNNSFSRVAHQNQAYFDENDHANNFRCNARACDNKFCSTGNMEEKTTAESSINQNESKLEGIDLYEENNSNTTIGDNFGQSSSQSNVINPSQCFSAHSPVINPYHTEHRPYFVREQSQTSIFIDCPYKSGGLDVNSRGSLNNEHDWNFSSKSCTSDVRHADEMNLHPMQFTNSSIDQKSTDIIRHGEMNKLQAGNYLDVWRQKKQQICFEKEQCGSYSATRKDNSDEIMAKNSTANGVQVTSSNMSLYYDLHATHPVIGGHNHTLSTVQRVADPNPQNLPTNAPLFDGMACSVAATLPAENTEKPTRKKQRYVKMHGKTVDSKRFSCPTSACTKRFSTEKELQIHINKHHIGEARHSLVTI; from the exons ATGCCTCCTCCCACTTTAACTCTTCCTGGATTGGATTCTGAAGTATCAAACAGCTGCCCGCAAAACAGGAGTCTGAGTGACAAGACCGATACTGGTAACACTGGCGAAAAAGAGGCTACTAAGGAACTGAAGAGTAAGACAGCTTCTGTATCACACCAAAGGCAAGCTAGTTTCATTTCAGAAGATAAACCGAAGATTTTTGGCGCAACTGGAAGTGACGTCAACGAAGCTTGCAGTGAAAATACAGTTTTGTATAAATTCACAAACGGCAGCTGCGAAAACTTAAGTAAAGTGACTGGAGAGGAAAATATCCTAAAGTCTAATATATGGCCTTTAGAATGCTGTGAAGAACACTGTGATTTAGCTTGGTCAAGCCAAGCCGAATCTGTTGCCTATAGACAAGGCCAATCTAATTGTCCATCCAATTACAATACTCCGAACAGTAATTCACCAGAATATAACACGTTGGAAACGAGAAATGGATTATACTATGAGGAAGTCATAAAAGGAGAATCGGACATCTTGCCCAGTTACCCTCCACCTCTATCGAAAACTGACAGCAATGACAAACGCAAGTTATTTGATTGTGCCATTGCAAcatcaaatgaaataaattactCCCAAGGGTACCGATTTGCCTATCCCAGTACAGATAACGATATCAGCAGTTTTACCGAAGCGGATTCAGGTGCAATAGCGAAGCCAGATTATTCTGACGTTTCGCAACCAATTCTACAGACCAGTTGTGAATATTACCCGCTATCTAAAGTCAATAATAATCATAATTCAGCTGGCATCAAAAGTGAAGAGGAATTTCTCCTGCCTTCTTCGATGGCTTGTGCCTCAACTCTCACCGAAGGACGGATGCATAACACACCCCTTGTTGTATCGAAACCTCATTACATCACATCTACGGACAACGTACATTTAGCAACAAGACGTAAAGTATGTGACCATTTTCCTGATTCTGTTTCCGTTCCATTTCCACGTTTTGCATCAAGGGTTCAACCAAGCCTGCAGGATAAAACTCAAAATCTTCCAAACAATTTGAGAGAAAGTCAAAGCTTTAAGCTCTATATACAGACCTTTACGCAGTGTGAGCTAGAATGCCCAACACCGGGTGCCTTTAAATTTATGAACGCACCATCGTCGCATACTACATCCAGTTTACCAGACTTTTATACACAGGATCCTGAACAGAATAATTACTATGATCCCCATGGCTCAAACAATTCGTTTTCTAGAGTTGCACATCAAAATCAAGCCTATTTTGATGAGAATGATCATGCAAATAATTTTCGATGTAACGCTCGCGCTTGCGACAATAAGTTTTGCTCAACAGGAAACATGGAAGAAAAAACAACTGCAGAAAGCAGTATAAATCAGAACGAAAGCAAACTGGAAGGGATTGATTTGTACGAGGAAAACAATAGTAATACCACTATCGGTGATAATTTTGGCCAATCGAGTTCCCAATCGAACGTCATCAACCCCTCGCAGTGTTTTTCTGCACATTCTCCTGTCATAAATCCTTATCATACGG AGCATCGCCCATACTTTGTCCGGGAACAATCGCaaacttctatttttattGACTGTCCATATAAATCTGGAG GTTTAGACGTTAACTCCAGGGGGTCTTTAAACAATGAGCATGATTGGAATTTCTCTTCTAAGTCTTGTACGTCAGATGTGCGACATGCGGATGAGATGAATTTACATCCAATGCAATTTACCAACAGCAGTATAGATCAG AAGAGCACTGACATCATAAGACACGGTGAAATGAATAAGTTGCAGGCTGGAAATTATTTGGATGTCTG GAGGCAAAAAAAGCAGCAgatatgttttgaaaaagaacAATGCGGAAGCTATTCAGCCACGAGAAAAGATAACTCAGATGAGATCATGGCAAAAAACTCAACTGCAAATGGGGTTCAAGTCACAAGTTCGAACATGTCGCTGTATTACGATCTGCACG CTACTCACCCTGTAATTGGTGGACACAATCACACTTTATCTACTGTTCAACGAGTTGCAGACCCAAATCCTCAGAACTTACCAACTAATGCACCTTTATTTGATGGCATGGCATGTTCGGTGGCTGCAACATTGC CAGCCGAAAATACTGAAAAACCAACGCGAAAAAAGCAAAGGTACGTGAAAATGCATGGAAAAACGGTGGATTCTAAAAGGTTTAGTTGCCCAACTTCAGCATGTACCAAACGATTCAGCACCGAAAAGGAGCTTCAAATACATATCAACAAACACCATATAGGTGAGGCACGGCATTCGTTAGTAACGATCTAG